Proteins encoded within one genomic window of marine bacterium B5-7:
- a CDS encoding lytic transglycosylase → MKTRWLFLPFILLSWCCHIAYAEFYFDDSDNIWNDMRDNFSLPEATRQPAVQKQINWYQHHPHVLYRVTTKAKPFLYFVYHQVTERDMPAEIALVPILESGYDPFAYSGAGAAGIWQMMPGTASGYGIKQNWWYDGRRDVFAATNAALSYLAYLNHIFHGNWLLSIAAYDAGEGTILRAIRRNKKLGLPTDFWHLKLPSETQTYVPRLLALAAIIDNAEEYHVDLPHVANQPYLEKVTLKKQISLAVAAQLAGLSVTEMYHLNPGYNRWATAPKGPYYLVLPLPNVDRFRERLRHLPDDKRITWERHEVAHGETLGSIAIQYHASVKTLKQVNQLKSDNIREKQTLLIPKDTKSMNRAVIKATKKYFGNKSSHAGPKQVTHTVKSGDSLWKIAKKYGVKISQIQFWNQLKLHQEVQPGKKLVMWKKHRTPKVTQVTYTVKAGDSLWSIAHLHHIPLAKLKAWNHIHDKTVVHPGDKLIIQL, encoded by the coding sequence TTCAGCTTGCCGGAAGCCACGCGTCAACCTGCCGTCCAAAAACAAATTAATTGGTATCAACATCATCCTCACGTCTTATATCGCGTCACGACAAAAGCCAAACCTTTTTTGTATTTCGTTTATCATCAAGTCACCGAACGTGACATGCCCGCTGAGATTGCCTTGGTACCCATTTTAGAAAGTGGCTACGATCCTTTTGCTTATTCTGGCGCAGGTGCTGCGGGTATTTGGCAAATGATGCCAGGCACTGCATCCGGTTACGGGATTAAACAAAATTGGTGGTATGACGGTCGTCGTGATGTATTTGCCGCGACGAATGCTGCGCTCAGTTATTTAGCTTATCTCAATCACATATTTCACGGGAATTGGTTACTCAGTATTGCGGCCTATGATGCGGGTGAAGGCACCATTTTGCGCGCAATTCGTCGCAATAAGAAACTAGGTTTACCCACCGATTTTTGGCATTTAAAATTACCATCAGAAACACAAACTTATGTACCACGCTTACTCGCATTGGCTGCCATTATCGATAATGCAGAAGAATATCATGTAGATTTACCGCATGTGGCTAACCAGCCTTACTTAGAAAAAGTCACGCTGAAAAAACAAATCAGTTTAGCGGTAGCTGCACAATTAGCAGGTTTATCCGTAACAGAGATGTATCACCTAAACCCAGGTTACAACCGTTGGGCGACAGCCCCCAAGGGACCGTATTATTTGGTACTACCTTTGCCTAATGTGGATCGTTTTCGTGAACGCCTGCGTCACTTGCCGGACGATAAACGCATTACCTGGGAACGCCATGAAGTTGCGCACGGAGAAACGCTGGGCAGCATTGCGATACAATATCACGCCTCAGTGAAAACCTTAAAGCAAGTAAATCAATTAAAGTCTGATAATATCCGTGAGAAACAAACACTGTTAATTCCAAAAGATACCAAAAGCATGAACCGCGCTGTGATTAAAGCAACCAAAAAATATTTTGGGAATAAGTCCTCACACGCTGGACCCAAGCAGGTCACACATACAGTCAAATCTGGCGACAGCCTTTGGAAAATTGCTAAGAAATACGGTGTGAAGATTTCACAAATTCAGTTCTGGAATCAATTAAAGTTGCACCAAGAAGTACAACCCGGTAAGAAACTGGTGATGTGGAAAAAACATCGCACGCCGAAAGTCACGCAAGTCACTTACACGGTTAAAGCCGGTGATTCGCTATGGTCTATCGCGCACTTACATCATATTCCACTCGCGAAGTTAAAAGCCTGGAATCACATCCACGATAAAACCGTGGTCCATCCTGGGGATAAATTAATTATTCAATTATGA
- a CDS encoding cytochrome P-450 like protein yields MSTDLKDSYCPQGNELTARNKDYRNDLHSIIDKIRKTSPVYKDDVFQRWIVTTHDGTKKILKNITSCGRDWGVSSEGTWGKTVSQRVAKGKGNGKFGMVDVDGEEHRRLRSRAAKMFSPPKVVEMRAMVERIADELIQEIHNLDTFDFIQTLAAPFPTLIMAELLGVEPKDQENFKRWSEEWILVCDPDITPSMAKLAADANVALTEYFVNAVEERTVNPGNDVISRLISGAEKDDVLSLEEIVTIGLQLIVAGNITSTDLIGNGMVALLKNPEQLEKLRKNPELIHKTAEEMLRFDAPVTEIPRFCYTDVDVEGRIIEKGQTLTLNLAGSNHDPAAYHCPHKFDIEREGPSHHAFGGGAHQCLGIHLARLEIEVIFKKVLAAFPTLKLTDASLERKAIPTFSGYKKVMLSTK; encoded by the coding sequence ATGAGCACTGATCTGAAAGATAGCTATTGCCCTCAAGGCAACGAACTGACAGCACGCAATAAAGATTATCGCAATGACCTTCACAGCATAATCGACAAAATTCGGAAAACTAGCCCCGTCTATAAAGACGATGTCTTTCAAAGATGGATTGTTACTACTCACGATGGCACAAAAAAAATTTTAAAGAATATCACTAGCTGTGGCAGGGATTGGGGTGTCTCATCAGAAGGCACATGGGGCAAAACTGTCTCGCAGCGTGTAGCAAAAGGAAAAGGCAATGGGAAATTTGGAATGGTTGATGTCGATGGCGAAGAGCATCGTCGTCTACGCAGTCGTGCCGCCAAAATGTTTTCTCCTCCCAAAGTTGTCGAAATGAGAGCCATGGTTGAGCGAATCGCTGATGAACTCATTCAAGAAATACACAATTTAGATACTTTTGATTTCATTCAAACACTTGCGGCCCCTTTCCCAACCCTTATTATGGCAGAGCTATTAGGCGTAGAACCAAAAGATCAGGAAAATTTTAAACGCTGGTCAGAAGAGTGGATTCTTGTCTGTGATCCGGACATCACCCCCAGCATGGCAAAACTGGCTGCTGATGCGAATGTTGCCTTAACTGAATATTTTGTTAACGCCGTTGAAGAACGTACTGTTAATCCTGGAAATGATGTCATCTCTCGCTTAATTAGCGGTGCGGAAAAAGATGACGTTCTTTCACTTGAAGAAATTGTTACCATTGGGCTACAGCTTATTGTCGCAGGAAATATTACTTCAACAGATCTCATTGGTAATGGTATGGTTGCACTCCTCAAAAATCCGGAGCAATTGGAAAAGTTACGCAAAAATCCAGAGCTTATCCATAAAACTGCTGAAGAAATGCTACGATTTGACGCACCAGTGACAGAGATCCCTCGTTTTTGTTACACAGATGTTGACGTTGAAGGACGGATCATTGAAAAAGGGCAAACACTCACCTTAAACCTCGCTGGCAGCAATCATGACCCAGCCGCCTATCACTGTCCTCATAAGTTCGATATTGAGAGAGAGGGACCTTCGCATCATGCTTTTGGTGGGGGTGCACATCAATGCTTGGGAATTCACCTCGCAAGATTAGAAATTGAAGTCATTTTTAAAAAAGTACTTGCAGCCTTTCCAACATTAAAACTCACAGATGCCTCCTTGGAGAGGAAAGCTATTCCAACATTTAGTGGTTATAAGAAAGTTATGCTGTCAACAAAGTAA
- the pksH gene encoding putative polyketide biosynthesis enoyl-CoA hydratase PksH, which produces MVNVTYKTLLCNFSSHVCTITLNQVEQKNVINRLFLEELHSVLDAAEQAPSCRVIVLEGKSGVFCTGMDLVEAVEQRSVNAFLSKEYMAILKRFATISRVVIAKVDGEVMAGGVGLVAAADLVVGTSNASFSLSEALWGLLPACVLPYLIRRVGFQSAYKMTLTTLKLNAEQAKQINLIDEFVDYATSVDNVLRQMILRLVRLESSTISNIKQYFSKMWILTEEIEHTAVSEALRLAATPTVENNIRRYIEHQEFPWE; this is translated from the coding sequence TTGGTTAACGTGACATATAAGACATTACTTTGTAACTTTTCTTCACATGTATGTACCATTACGTTGAATCAAGTGGAACAGAAAAATGTAATTAATCGTTTATTCTTAGAAGAGCTACATTCTGTTCTAGATGCAGCTGAGCAGGCGCCAAGTTGTCGTGTTATTGTTTTAGAAGGGAAAAGTGGTGTTTTTTGTACAGGAATGGATTTAGTTGAGGCAGTAGAGCAACGTTCTGTGAATGCATTCTTATCTAAAGAATATATGGCGATACTTAAAAGGTTTGCTACAATATCGAGAGTTGTTATTGCTAAAGTTGACGGGGAGGTAATGGCGGGAGGAGTTGGTCTTGTTGCTGCAGCAGATCTTGTGGTGGGTACATCGAATGCTAGTTTTAGTTTGTCAGAGGCATTGTGGGGATTGTTGCCCGCATGTGTTTTGCCTTACCTTATAAGGCGGGTTGGCTTTCAAAGTGCCTACAAAATGACGCTGACGACTTTAAAGCTAAATGCTGAGCAGGCTAAGCAAATAAATTTGATTGATGAATTTGTAGATTATGCAACTTCTGTTGATAATGTGCTTAGACAAATGATTTTACGCCTTGTTCGTCTAGAGAGTAGTACTATCTCTAATATAAAGCAGTATTTTTCGAAGATGTGGATATTAACGGAAGAAATAGAGCATACTGCAGTCTCCGAAGCATTGCGGTTAGCTGCAACACCAACGGTAGAAAATAATATTCGTCGTTATATAGAACATCAAGAGTTTCCTTGGGAATAA
- the pksI gene encoding putative polyketide biosynthesis enoyl-CoA isomerase PksI: MNASVCLSIDNHIATVVMCDRERKNTFTSHFVSELIDVFSRIEQHPTIKVVVLHGYDNYFCCGGTKEELLQIYEGRRVFTDLNIHDILLNCKFPVISAMQGHALGGGFILGCYADIVVMAKQCIYSTNFMKYGFTPGFGSTYIIPRLFGDSLGREMLFSAKSYHGLELQQRGSNTKIVDKEDVLSVAFQLAQEFIDKPRISLLALKRSFTESVKRQLPAYIKEELAMHELTFTESEEVRSRIEHFFGR, translated from the coding sequence ATGAATGCATCAGTTTGTTTGTCAATAGATAATCATATTGCCACGGTGGTAATGTGCGATCGAGAGAGAAAAAATACATTTACCAGTCACTTTGTTTCAGAATTGATCGATGTTTTTAGCCGGATTGAACAGCACCCTACGATTAAAGTTGTGGTTTTACATGGGTATGATAATTACTTTTGTTGTGGCGGTACTAAAGAGGAGCTTCTTCAAATATATGAAGGAAGAAGAGTTTTTACCGATCTTAATATTCATGACATTCTGCTTAATTGTAAGTTTCCAGTGATTTCTGCAATGCAGGGACATGCATTGGGTGGAGGGTTCATTTTGGGGTGTTATGCCGATATTGTCGTGATGGCAAAACAGTGTATATATAGCACGAACTTTATGAAATACGGTTTTACTCCTGGTTTCGGCTCAACCTACATTATTCCGCGACTGTTTGGTGATTCTTTAGGGCGGGAAATGCTGTTCTCTGCAAAATCGTATCATGGTCTTGAGCTACAGCAGCGAGGGAGCAATACCAAAATTGTTGATAAAGAAGACGTTTTGTCTGTTGCATTTCAGCTGGCTCAAGAGTTTATCGACAAACCACGCATATCATTACTGGCGCTAAAGCGCAGTTTTACAGAGTCTGTCAAACGCCAATTGCCTGCATATATCAAAGAGGAGCTAGCTATGCATGAGCTTACGTTCACAGAATCAGAGGAAGTTAGAAGCAGAATCGAACACTTCTTTGGTCGCTAA